A segment of the Arachis hypogaea cultivar Tifrunner chromosome 5, arahy.Tifrunner.gnm2.J5K5, whole genome shotgun sequence genome:
ttgttaaaaaaattatatatatatttttttgtgtgtttaaCAAAATttcagtaataaaaataaaagaattagaaaaataaaaaataatttttaaaaaattacaattatattttttaaaggtattttttaattaaaaaaataaaatatttttaatataataaataaacaaagaagTACGTTTATATTATTGTACCCAAATATAATTAtcagataaaaagatatttttacatgagatgtctaaatataaaattacttttattttttaaaaaatcttttaaaataaagatacttaaaaaatatctttttataaaaattcaaaatatctttttataaaaattcacccaaacaaacttttaatttaagaataattaacTTATTATTTTATCACTTTACTAATTTTTTcgctttaaaaaaatttgatcccATGAATTTTGTGTTATACACTTATGAGCTCATTAAAACAAAATACTAAGTAAATTGTTGAGAAAATTTTGCGTTAGACTTACAGGTAGATGATGAAAAAAGGGTACTAAGTAAATCCCTAGAAATTTACAATAATGAATTTATAGATACTTTTCTTAATGGTATAGAGGATAGAAGGATAATTATGtccaatattataatttttaatgatctttaAGCGTAACAATTTATGGATGAAAGACCAAGAAAAATGAAGAGTAAAGACTTATGGCAAAATTTAGTGTTAAtctaaaaaggagaaatgattagGTGTTTTTGAAGCAGTGTCACGTATAGTCTTAAATagagttattttgaaaaattttcaaaaacaaaaaaagagttGAAGTTAAATACTTAATAGTCTTAAATAGTGATAATGATgcacaagagaaaataaatataattaactaaaaCCAAATTTACTTATTAATAATATGAATATATATCATTGAAGTGACATTTCATATTTCACATTCAATGCAATTTGCAACCATGATAATGTTACAGGATATATCCTTTTGGCTATAGATTACATAGATGATAATGTTAAAGCAAAAATGAAAGTTACAAACATATGTTCACCTTTGTTCAAGTGTAAAATCAAAATCAGACAAGGTTCCTCTACCACTAGCAAATTTCTTCATGGTGCCCAAAGTTGGGGTAGCTGATTCTTTCTCTTCCAATACAAAAGCTTTCCCACTTTGCTTTGATCCCTCGTTACAATTTCCCTTGGCAATCCACAGCAGAATCTTCTTTTCAGGGCTTAGAACAGAGTCAATATTCTTATGTATTTGGTTTTTTTGTACGTTCTTATGGttcttgtttttgttcttgttcttcttcttgcgcTCAACTTGTCCAATGCATGAGACCTTGGGAGAGGAGGGTTCCTTAGCACTGAAGCTTGTACCCCTTTTGTGGTTTCTTCGAGCTTCCTTCGGAATTATAGAAACTGGTGATCGACGAGGACTTAGACTCGGATTCTGAATGCCCATTGAGGCTACAGGTTCTTTTGGAAGAAACTTTAAGAATTTGTTCTTAATTTGAGATAGTTtctccatttttttaaaaaaactggaATTAGAACTTAGTGCTCCAACTTTCAATGGCACTTATATATAGTGTCATGATGCTAGACAACATAGCAGCACAATATATAGACgtctaaacaaacaaacaaacaattatAATAGAGAAATGTTTTTAGAATATCTTAGTAATTTATGAAGAAATAAACTATCTTTAAATTTTGGTGTGACTCCTAATTTCATATATAGTTTAATATATCAAGTCCGGTAATAGCATAATAGAGGGGAAATTGGAGAAAGACTGAGAGCACAGTTAACAACTTTAATATTGAATTATTGATCACATATTCATATTAGAGAAGTGGCGTGCAGTTATAGTAAAGTAATTAAGAGAAATGAAGGCTGCAGATCCGGTTGCCGGCAGCATAAAATATATAGCTTGGATTTTGTCTCATCGATGGAAACGCTCCACTTGTTTGGCGGCAGGAATTTAGGCATAATTAAACAAGATCTACAAGCATGTTATTACATATTTTAGAATATTTACTGAAGGAAAATTGTGATGTGTTACGGAATCGCAATCATATTTCAAAAGCACCATTTTTTTTTCCGTGTTGTGTGTTCCTTCCTACCCTTTGTTGTATAGAAAGTCTTGTGAGAATAGGTACACAAGTCAGAACATCAGAAACGGTAAAAACTCCGATCTAAATCAGACAAATGTATGCGGTATGCCACTTCATAACATACCACTAATACTCTATTAATCACCTTCTACTTGTTCTAAGAACATATAAAATAACTTGCAAGATAgttattaaaatgattattatGCTTGGAGATAAAGTTTCTTACACGTAAACATTACATTAATTATAACGATTAACATCTTTGTTTGTTCTCGCCGTTTTTTCTTTCATCGATGACTTAGATCCACTATAAAAGGGGGCTCTGATCAACTGACATGACACGGGACACTTGATTCAGTGAAAGATTAGAATCTGATTTATCATTTTGCTTAAAGTCCGTATCTTACATTTGTTACAAAGAGAGATATTTTACAATGATCCATCATTAAGGCTTAACATGAACATGAACTAGAAGTGGTGCAAAGACACCAACAGAAAATAAAGCGAGACCCAAAATGTTCAACTATTAAAGCAGAATTTGAAATCAGAGTTCCACAAACTGCTGCTAATTCTCAACAGGGAATCTAATACTTTAGGCAAATAAATACTATGAAAACCAAATACACTTGATCATATTCATTTCCTTGTTGCCTCGTGTTTCCCCTGACTTCCTCATCCTTGGATATTTTTCCAGTGATGCTTGAATTTGCAGCAGTCACGTTCATATCACTATTCACAATTAgcctttttaaattagaaaactaGCAACAGGTTATCATTGATCCAAGGTTTTAAACCATGTTTTGGAAAATTGAAACATGCTTTAGCTAAATGTATTCTTAAACTAATGTCGAAGTCAAACTGGTGGATTTTCTGAATTATAAATACAGACAGAAGTATATTTACTCCGCTTCATTTTAGGTGTGATAGCTTACCTCAGCGAGTGCTCCTATCATCCTTGTCACTTGTTTGTGGGGTGTATTGGCTGGTTGATGATGGTGAATAACCAGGTTGACTCGGTGAGTATCCCGTACTGGGGCTGcaaatgataaaaaaaacacACAGCAATAACCAACCATGCTCAGAAATATGGCTCCGTACAATAACCAACCATGTTTGTATAGGTGCATACCTGTATTGTGGAGAGCTTGGGCTATAGTCCGGGCTTGCACCAGAATTATTGTATGGGCTACAGAATATGCAAAATTATGAATAAGACACATTAAgggtatatacatacatatacagaAAATAAAACTTTCCATTGGTTGAGTGGATACTAAGTGAAGTTCACTAACCTGCTGGGGCTGTATGTTGGGCTTGATGGAGAATAAGATGGAGATGTTGGAGAATATGATGGAG
Coding sequences within it:
- the LOC112800301 gene encoding uncharacterized protein At1g76070-like — its product is MEKLSQIKNKFLKFLPKEPVASMGIQNPSLSPRRSPVSIIPKEARRNHKRGTSFSAKEPSSPKVSCIGQVERKKKNKNKNKNHKNVQKNQIHKNIDSVLSPEKKILLWIAKGNCNEGSKQSGKAFVLEEKESATPTLGTMKKFASGRGTLSDFDFTLEQR